The following coding sequences lie in one Schistosoma mansoni strain Puerto Rico chromosome 3, complete genome genomic window:
- a CDS encoding putative f-box protein FBW7 (fragment) encodes MCRACKRSLSFVTAELSFVDAGVLLICKTLPYNRDVTKKNVNGLCYLTSNTFNVDLADVAVDLDRGLRNLKYPRLLDNSRNNIIHTLSLYDVDYSSTNRLNEFENINNSLCSHDRLAQLSALIDQCSHGELLHIKKTIKPLLKRDFIAYLPVEISLHILQYLSPRDIFHCAQVSKTWQLVCDDNLLWHRLCVGAGLFNTLFNKSTINFYSGTQLNCLLCVNKPTNSLCNETKSLIENFIINNSINTNDGDNFKVHECDVTMKNDHIQSLDTDGESTCALSYTGDSSNRSRLNEVNWKSLYRQDLHTQCNWRNGGPWHPIIVPAHHNHVITCLEVYEEWAITGSDDSSICIWDINTGQCLINLFGHLGGVWSMTVIPRQLIFLSEQKQLSQHPLLISGSCDRTARVWQLDGQRWPCIATLFGHQSTVRCLASQKLHSSPKFVVTNSNCYKRSTDVYSNDNNDSIDDNTANHTINNDNDEDGVGDDDSDKELTHNMFNNQQTLHSHDSTPKTTSNIHQTNSSSSDGSSKLFGPILSSSEPNSTIKMEKQQQTFQNGHLVVTGSRDTTLRLWNVVTGECIQEFRGHRGAIRCVQFTGNQIVSGSYDCTIRLWCALQGHCLRVFSAHTNRVYTLLFDGYHIISGSLDTTIRIWNAHTGALKQTFYGHRSLTSELAFGSEQNILVSSNADETIRVWHMNSGKCVHVLAGPHKHQSAVTCVQLTRNFIISSGDDGTVKLWDKQSGAYIRDLLRLDGAGRGGVIWRIVASEERLICAAGSRIGMEPTKLVILQFQEPNLCSKHSNNFNSSNKILPHICRPRHKYAPEPRLSQLICTNFTTT; translated from the exons CTGAAATATCCCCGCCTGTTGGATAATTCAAGAAATAATATAATCCATACTCTATCATTATACGATGTTGATTACAGTTCAACAAATCGTTTAAAcgaatttgaaaatattaacaATTCTTTATGTAGTCATGATCGACTTGCACAATTATCCGCTTTAATTGATCAATGTTCACATGGCGAATTGTTGCATATCAAAAAAACTATAAAACCATTGTTGAAACGAGATTTTATTGCATATTTACCTGTTGAAATTTCTTTACATATCTTACAATATTTATCACCTCGAGATATATTTCATTGCGCTCAA GTTTCCAAAACTTGGCAACTTGTTTgtgatgataatttactttGGCATCGTTTGTGTGTAGGTGCTGGATTGTTTAACACATTATTCAACAAATCTACAATTAACTTTTATTCAG GTACCCAACTGAATTGTCTTTTATGTGTAAATAAGCCTACAAATTCACTTTGTAATGAGACAAAATCCCTTATTGAAAATTTTATCATCAATAATAGTATTAACACTAATGATGGTGACAATTTTAAAGTACATGAATGTGATGTGACCATGAAAAATGATCATATTCAATCCCTTGACACTGATGGTGAATCAACTTGTGCATTATCTTATACTGGTGATTCTTCGAACCGTTCTCGTTTGAATGAG GTTAATTGGAAGTCTTTATATCGTCAAGATTTACATACTCAGTGTAATTGGAGAAATGGTGGACCATGGCATCCTATCATTGTACCAGCTCATCAT AATCATGTTATCACTTGTTTAGAAGTATATGAAGAATGGGCGATCACTGGGTCAGATGATTCAAGTATCTGTATATGGGATATTAATACTGGGCAgtgtttaattaatttattcggTCACCTTGGGGGTGTTTGGTCAATGACTGTCATACCACGTCAATTAATATTTCTGTCAGAGCAAAAACAATTATCTCAGCATCCTTTACTTATATCTGGTAGTTGTGATCGAACAGCTCGTGTTTGGCAATTGGATGGTCAACGTTGGCCTTGTATAGCCACGTTGTTTGGACATCAATCAACCGTTCGATGTTTAGCTAGTCAAAAATTACATTCTAGTCCGAAATTTGTTGTTACCAATTCGAACTGTTATAAACGTTCGACAGATGtgtatagtaatgataataatgatagtattgATGATAATACTGCTAATCAtactattaataatgataatgacgaAGATGGTGTCGGAGATGATGATTCAGATAAAGAATTAACTCACAATATGTTTAATAATCAACAAACTCTTCATAGTCATGATAGCACACCTAAAACGACTTCAAATATTCATCAGAccaacagtagtagtagtgatgGTAGTAGTAAATTGTTTGGTCCAATTCTATCAAGCAGTGAGCCTAATTCGACGATTAAAATGGAGAAACAACAGCAAACTTTTCAAAATGGTCACTTAGTTGTTACAGGTAGTCGTGATACAACTTTACGCCTATGGAATGTAGTAACTGGTGAATGTATACAAGAATTTCGAG GTCATCGTGGAGCAATACGTTGTGTTCAGTTTACTGGTAATCAAATTGTTTCCGGTAGCTATGATTGTACAATTCGTTTATGGTGTGCCCTACAAGGTCATTGTCTACGTGTTTTCAGTGCACATACAAATCGTGTTTACACTTTATTATTTGATGGTTATCATATTATCAGTGGTTCATTAGATACAACTATACGTATATGGAATGCACATACTGGTGCATTGAAACAAACATTTTACGGTCATCGTTCATTAACAAGTGAATTAGCATTTGGTTCTGAACAAAATATTCTTGTGTCAAGTAATGCCGATGAAACGATACGAGTCTGGCATATGAATAGTGGGAAGTGTGTACACGTTCTTGCTG GACCTCATAAACATCAATCAGCTGTTACATGTGTTCAATTAACTCGTAATTTTATAATATCATCTGGTGATGACGGTACGGTGAAATTATGGGATAAGCAGTCTGGTGCGTATATTCGAGATCTTTTACGCCTTGATGGGGCTGGACGAGGCGGTGTTATTTGGCGTATAGTTGCTTCTGAAGAACGTCTAATATGTGCTGCTGGAAGTCGAATTGGTATGGAACCGACAAAATTAGTTATTCTACAGTTTCAAGAACCAAATCTTTGTTCAAAACACTCGAACAAttttaatagtagtaataaaatATTACCTCATATCTGTCGGCCTAGACATAAATATGCTCCAGAACCAAGACTTAGTCAACTGATATGCACCAATTTCACTACAACctaa
- a CDS encoding putative peptidyl-tRNA hydrolase encodes MELAILTSVMSGGIGVFVGWCVFRKLGSSVNLASKLTHCKPVPGKMKLVLIVRSDLKMGCGKIAAQCSHAAVSCYEEIIEKNPGILKAWEDQGQPKIVLKVDSYEEMLKLSDKAESLGLVNSIIHDAGHTQVPKGTATVLGIGPALASEINLVSGDLKLLP; translated from the exons ATGGAACTAGCCATCCTTACGTCTGTTATGTCTGGAGGCATAGGTGTTTTTGTTGGTTGGTGTGTCTTTCGTAAACTTGGTAGCAGT GTTAATTTAGCATCGAAATTGACTCATTGCAAACCTGTTCCTGGTAAAATGAAACTAGTGTTAATAGTACGATCTGATCTTAAAATGGGTTGTGGAAAGATTGCTGCTCAG TGTTCCCATGCTGCTGTTTCTTGTtatgaagaaattattgaaaaaaatccGGGCATCTTAAAGGCATGGGAAGATCAAGGACAACCCAAAATCGTACTTAAAGTTGACAGTTATGAAGAAAT GCTTAAACTATCCGACAAAGCTGAGTCATTGGGTCTTGTTAATTCAATTATACACGATGCTGGCCATACACAAGTTCCCAAAGGCACTGCAACTGTTCTTGGGATAGGACCGG CTTTGGCTTCTGAAATCAACCTTGTTTCCGGTGATCTAAAGTTGCTTCCTTAA
- a CDS encoding putative peptidyl-tRNA hydrolase — translation MELAILTSVMSGGIGVFVGWCVFRKLGSSVNLASKLTHCKPVPGKMKLVLIVRSDLKMGCGKIAAQCSHAAVSCYEEIIEKNPGILKAWEDQGQPKIVLKVDSYEEMLKLSDKAESLGLVNSIIHDAGHTQVPKGTATVLGIGPGLCLKLFLFSSISFGF, via the exons ATGGAACTAGCCATCCTTACGTCTGTTATGTCTGGAGGCATAGGTGTTTTTGTTGGTTGGTGTGTCTTTCGTAAACTTGGTAGCAGT GTTAATTTAGCATCGAAATTGACTCATTGCAAACCTGTTCCTGGTAAAATGAAACTAGTGTTAATAGTACGATCTGATCTTAAAATGGGTTGTGGAAAGATTGCTGCTCAG TGTTCCCATGCTGCTGTTTCTTGTtatgaagaaattattgaaaaaaatccGGGCATCTTAAAGGCATGGGAAGATCAAGGACAACCCAAAATCGTACTTAAAGTTGACAGTTATGAAGAAAT GCTTAAACTATCCGACAAAGCTGAGTCATTGGGTCTTGTTAATTCAATTATACACGATGCTGGCCATACACAAGTTCCCAAAGGCACTGCAACTGTTCTTGGGATAGGACCGGGTTTGTgcctaaaattatttttattttcctcCATTAGCTTTGGCTTCTGA